From a single Actinomyces viscosus genomic region:
- a CDS encoding DJ-1/PfpI family protein, whose protein sequence is MRTIALYTTETMADWEYAYLTTQLAGAERLKPRRFRLLLVGDDLEPVRTLGNLPLTPEADLDDLEALADAGSLAALVIPGGDHYASGHERLIEAVKRLMGRGVPVAAICGATLLLARAGFLDTRQHTSNAASYLESSGYVGGAHYVEAPVVTDRGVTTASGIAAIPFTAEVMRVTGLVPTSMADAWEALFLSGDEKSYAALMEATSAWQNA, encoded by the coding sequence ATGCGGACCATCGCCCTGTACACGACCGAGACCATGGCGGACTGGGAGTACGCCTACCTCACCACTCAGCTCGCCGGTGCGGAGCGGCTCAAGCCCAGGCGGTTCCGGCTGTTGCTCGTGGGCGATGACCTGGAGCCGGTGCGCACCCTCGGGAACCTGCCGCTCACGCCGGAGGCCGACCTCGATGACCTGGAGGCGCTCGCCGACGCCGGCTCGCTCGCCGCCCTGGTCATTCCCGGAGGGGACCACTACGCCTCCGGGCACGAGCGGCTCATCGAGGCTGTCAAGCGCCTCATGGGCAGAGGGGTTCCGGTGGCGGCGATCTGTGGCGCCACGCTCCTGCTGGCCCGCGCCGGCTTCCTGGATACCCGTCAGCACACCTCGAACGCCGCCTCGTACCTTGAGTCCAGCGGATACGTCGGTGGTGCGCACTATGTGGAGGCTCCGGTGGTGACCGACCGGGGCGTGACGACGGCCTCAGGCATTGCTGCTATTCCCTTCACTGCTGAGGTCATGCGGGTCACCGGGCTCGTGCCCACCTCGATGGCCGATGCCTGGGAGGCGCTGTTCCTCAGTGGCGATGAGAAGAGCTACGCGGCTCTCATGGAGGCGACCAGTGCCTGGCAGAACGCCTGA
- a CDS encoding MarR family winged helix-turn-helix transcriptional regulator, whose translation MPGRTPEGDALTALVLPVFALNGEFLEAAAAITAPHELTPARWRVLGAVLDEPLPVAEIARRVGLGLTRQSVQRVANDVVARGWAHWQPNPGRRGQNLLGLTAKGRRAVAALATQQHAWADAVGQEIGEKNLRTLATLISRVTDASRRYRQATNEGSSEGS comes from the coding sequence GTGCCTGGCAGAACGCCTGAGGGCGATGCTCTGACGGCGCTGGTCCTTCCCGTCTTCGCGCTCAACGGGGAGTTTCTGGAGGCGGCCGCGGCGATCACGGCGCCTCATGAGCTGACCCCCGCCCGGTGGCGGGTACTGGGCGCCGTCCTGGACGAGCCGCTGCCGGTCGCCGAGATCGCGCGCCGGGTGGGTCTGGGGCTGACCAGGCAGAGCGTGCAACGGGTCGCGAACGACGTCGTCGCCCGGGGCTGGGCGCACTGGCAGCCCAACCCCGGGCGACGCGGCCAGAACCTGCTCGGTCTGACGGCCAAGGGAAGGCGAGCAGTCGCGGCACTGGCCACGCAGCAGCACGCCTGGGCCGACGCCGTCGGCCAGGAGATCGGCGAGAAGAACCTGAGGACCCTGGCCACCCTGATCAGCCGGGTCACGGACGCCTCACGCCGCTACCGGCAGGCCACCAACGAGGGCTCGAGCGAGGGTTCGTAG
- a CDS encoding sugar O-acetyltransferase — protein MSDNPAPRFPEAEPYFVGDDRTNRERMLAGDWYVSDDPDSARIAAHARKMLYRFERAFAEGEEDCWDLLRSAIPGLGDKARLLPPVRVDYGDNITVGEGTFANYGLVALDVVEIRIGAHCQIGPNVQLLTPVHPLEPTPRACSLEAADPITIGDNVWLGGGVIVCPGVSIGDNCVIGAGSVVTKDIPADSLAVGNPARVLRRLDDSTFGPRH, from the coding sequence ATGAGTGACAACCCCGCCCCGCGCTTCCCCGAGGCCGAGCCGTACTTCGTCGGCGATGACCGCACCAACCGCGAGCGCATGCTCGCCGGCGACTGGTACGTCTCCGACGACCCGGACAGTGCCAGGATCGCGGCGCACGCCCGCAAGATGCTCTACCGCTTCGAGCGGGCCTTCGCCGAGGGCGAGGAGGACTGCTGGGACCTGCTGCGCTCGGCGATCCCCGGCCTGGGTGACAAGGCCCGTCTCCTGCCACCGGTGCGCGTGGACTACGGGGATAACATCACCGTGGGTGAGGGGACCTTCGCCAACTACGGGCTCGTGGCCCTGGACGTGGTGGAGATCCGGATCGGCGCGCACTGCCAGATCGGTCCCAATGTCCAGCTGCTCACCCCGGTCCACCCCCTGGAGCCGACGCCGCGGGCCTGCTCCCTGGAGGCGGCCGACCCCATCACGATCGGCGACAACGTGTGGCTGGGCGGCGGGGTAATCGTCTGCCCCGGCGTGAGCATCGGGGACAACTGCGTCATCGGCGCGGGCTCGGTGGTCACCAAGGACATTCCCGCCGACAGCCTGGCGGTGGGCAACCCGGCCCGCGTCCTGCGCCGGCTGGACGACTCCACCTTCGGCCCCAGGCACTAG
- a CDS encoding ATP-dependent helicase produces the protein MNAMNSLFGALPMPGSSGAATPPPEAALPSLIPTGGAFDDDSWADVEAPEEDWGPEDAPPPEDEASVAPTWEERQDEVSALVARAQANAAAARARAGETAPSGRPSGPAWGVTVSDPAELVAGLNPAQEAAVTHSGAPLLIIAGAGSGKTRVLTHRIAHLIATGRARPGEILAITFTNKAAAEMRERVTSLVGPAGERMWVSTFHSACVRILRREHEAAGLRSTFSIYDAADSTRLITLIVRELGIDPKRFTPKTFAHRISDLKNELITPAQFAERAVTSNPLERHLAEVYRAYAERLSAANALDFDDIIMRTVALLQTRPAVAEMYRRRFRHILVDEYQDTNHAQYVLVRELVGGPGTSGAGSALAPGELTVVGDSDQSIYAFRGATIRNIEEFEQDYPTARTILLEQNYRSTQNILSAANAVITRNSGRREKNLWTAAGDGAPITGYVADSEHDEARWISQEVDRLADEHGVRPRDVAVFYRTNAQSRALEEAFMRSGQPYKVIGGTRFYDRREIKDAIAYLRAVDNPDDDVNLRRILNVPKRGLGDKAEGALAEHAARYAVSFGQAVADAAGAPREVPADGGDDSDGQDPSATEAGEPPEVEGLTTRARNQVRGFHELLTTLRHMVTAGDGVADVLDSALDASGYLAELRASDDPQDATRVENLAELHSVASDFQAANPDGTLADFLERVSLVADSDQLPPSADLEDEEARRAEEQGQITLMTVHTAKGLEFPVVFVTGMEDGTFPHTRSLAEETELAEERRLAYVALTRARERLYLTRAAVRSAWGAANAMPASRFLDDVPDETIDWKRLASSMEALRGGGTGWGSSWGEGGFGSGGRRLGGGRRGSYSGGYSDDDDFAPPVGAGAKRSGKLGRVETAQDRAAKRASARLEARGKQGVTSPVGGAGGAAGGAGATEDLPAAVAGLKPGDQVRHDSYGVGTVVGLEGKGRSLTARVEFVIDGAPATKRLILRYAPVTKV, from the coding sequence ATGAACGCGATGAACTCCCTCTTCGGTGCCCTGCCCATGCCCGGCTCCAGCGGCGCGGCCACGCCTCCGCCCGAGGCCGCGCTGCCCTCCCTCATCCCCACCGGCGGTGCCTTCGACGACGACTCCTGGGCCGACGTCGAGGCGCCCGAGGAGGACTGGGGCCCTGAGGACGCCCCGCCGCCCGAGGACGAGGCCTCCGTCGCCCCCACCTGGGAGGAGCGCCAGGACGAGGTCTCGGCCCTGGTCGCCCGGGCCCAGGCCAACGCCGCCGCGGCCCGCGCCCGGGCCGGCGAGACCGCGCCGTCGGGCCGCCCATCCGGTCCCGCCTGGGGCGTGACGGTCTCGGACCCGGCCGAGTTGGTCGCCGGCCTCAACCCCGCCCAGGAGGCCGCCGTCACCCACTCGGGCGCTCCGCTGCTCATCATTGCCGGGGCCGGGTCGGGCAAGACCCGGGTCCTGACCCACCGCATCGCCCACCTCATCGCCACCGGCCGCGCCCGCCCCGGCGAGATCCTGGCCATCACCTTCACCAACAAGGCCGCCGCCGAGATGCGCGAGCGCGTCACCTCCCTGGTGGGGCCCGCCGGCGAGCGCATGTGGGTCTCCACCTTCCACTCCGCCTGCGTGCGCATCCTGCGCCGCGAGCACGAGGCCGCCGGCCTGCGCTCCACCTTCTCCATCTACGACGCCGCCGACTCCACCCGCCTCATCACCCTCATCGTGCGCGAGCTGGGCATTGACCCCAAGCGTTTCACCCCCAAGACCTTCGCCCACCGCATCTCCGACCTCAAGAACGAGCTCATCACCCCGGCCCAGTTCGCCGAGCGGGCCGTCACCTCCAACCCCCTTGAGCGCCACCTGGCCGAGGTCTACCGCGCCTACGCCGAGCGCCTGAGCGCCGCCAACGCCCTGGACTTCGACGACATCATCATGCGCACCGTCGCCCTGCTCCAGACCCGCCCGGCCGTGGCCGAGATGTACCGGCGCCGCTTCCGCCACATCCTGGTCGACGAGTACCAGGACACCAACCACGCCCAGTACGTCCTCGTGCGCGAGCTCGTCGGCGGGCCCGGCACCTCCGGGGCGGGCTCGGCGCTGGCGCCCGGCGAGCTCACCGTCGTCGGCGACTCCGACCAGTCCATCTACGCCTTCCGCGGCGCCACCATCCGCAACATCGAGGAGTTCGAGCAGGACTACCCGACGGCGCGCACCATCCTGCTGGAGCAGAACTACCGCTCCACCCAGAACATCCTCTCGGCCGCCAACGCCGTCATCACCCGCAACAGCGGACGGCGCGAGAAGAACCTGTGGACCGCCGCCGGCGACGGCGCCCCCATCACCGGCTACGTCGCCGACTCCGAGCACGACGAGGCCCGCTGGATCAGCCAGGAGGTCGACCGCCTGGCCGACGAGCACGGCGTGCGCCCCCGCGACGTCGCCGTCTTCTACCGCACCAACGCCCAGTCCCGCGCCCTCGAAGAGGCCTTCATGCGCTCCGGCCAGCCCTACAAGGTCATCGGTGGCACCCGCTTCTACGACCGCCGCGAGATCAAGGACGCCATCGCCTACCTGCGCGCCGTCGACAACCCCGACGACGACGTCAACCTGCGCCGCATCCTCAACGTCCCCAAACGGGGCCTGGGGGACAAGGCCGAGGGCGCCCTGGCCGAGCACGCCGCCCGCTACGCCGTCTCCTTCGGGCAGGCCGTCGCCGACGCCGCCGGAGCCCCCCGGGAGGTGCCGGCGGACGGGGGCGACGACTCCGACGGGCAGGACCCCTCCGCCACTGAGGCCGGCGAGCCGCCCGAGGTCGAGGGACTGACCACCCGGGCCCGCAACCAGGTGCGCGGCTTCCACGAGCTGCTCACCACCCTGCGGCACATGGTCACGGCCGGCGACGGCGTCGCCGACGTCCTGGACTCCGCCCTGGACGCCTCCGGCTACCTCGCCGAGCTGCGCGCCAGCGACGACCCCCAGGACGCCACCCGCGTGGAGAACCTCGCCGAGCTCCACTCCGTGGCCAGCGACTTCCAGGCCGCCAATCCCGACGGCACCCTGGCCGACTTCCTCGAACGCGTCTCGCTCGTGGCCGACTCCGACCAGCTCCCGCCCAGCGCCGACCTGGAGGACGAGGAAGCCCGGCGAGCCGAGGAGCAGGGGCAGATCACCCTCATGACCGTCCACACCGCCAAGGGCCTGGAGTTCCCGGTCGTCTTCGTCACCGGCATGGAGGACGGCACCTTCCCGCACACGCGCTCCCTGGCCGAGGAGACCGAGCTCGCCGAGGAGCGACGCCTGGCCTACGTGGCCCTCACCCGCGCCCGCGAGCGCCTCTACCTCACCCGCGCCGCCGTGCGCTCGGCCTGGGGGGCCGCCAACGCGATGCCCGCCTCCCGCTTCCTCGACGACGTCCCGGACGAGACCATCGACTGGAAGCGCCTGGCCTCCTCCATGGAGGCGCTGCGCGGCGGCGGCACCGGCTGGGGGAGCAGCTGGGGTGAGGGCGGCTTCGGCTCGGGCGGACGGCGCTTGGGAGGAGGGCGGCGGGGCTCCTACTCCGGCGGCTACTCCGACGACGATGACTTCGCCCCACCCGTCGGGGCAGGCGCCAAGCGCTCGGGCAAGCTGGGGCGCGTCGAGACCGCCCAGGACCGGGCCGCCAAACGCGCCTCGGCCCGCCTCGAGGCCCGCGGCAAGCAGGGCGTCACCTCTCCGGTTGGTGGAGCCGGGGGAGCTGCCGGAGGCGCCGGCGCCACCGAGGACCTGCCCGCCGCCGTGGCCGGACTGAAGCCCGGGGACCAGGTGCGGCACGACTCCTACGGGGTGGGCACCGTCGTCGGGCTGGAGGGCAAGGGGCGATCCCTGACCGCCCGCGTCGAGTTCGTCATCGACGGCGCCCCCGCCACCAAGCGCCTCATCCTGCGCTACGCCCCCGTGACCAAGGTCTGA
- a CDS encoding TIM-barrel domain-containing protein has translation MVSPLSDAPDAPRPAVARPEAVVVGSSTAEGRCRFTVLTSRLIRMELSPTGVFTDAATQLVVNRDLGEPPSFRVVRGEDRLEIITEHLHLTHVPSLGFSSSGLSVRLRSTALHAHGGTWHHGDVWDPQEAFPTNLGGTTRTLDEADGAVRLDPGLLSLSGITALDDSSSLLLTEDEWVRPREPGNRLGDGAQDLYVFGYGQDYRQALRDFFNLTGPSPLIPRALLGNWWSRYHPYSAREYLALMDHFAAEELPFSVAVIDMDWHLTDIDPAIGTGWTGYTWNRELFPDPRAFLEGLHERGMLTTLNVHPAQGVRRHEEAYEEVCADLGLDAAGGQDVPFNVADRDFMGSYLSRLHHRLEDEGVDFWWLDWQQGGSTTVPGLDPLWMLNHVHYLDSGRERPVASGGVERRRPVTFSRFADASSHRTPVGFSGDTIISWASLRFQPRFTATAANIGYFWWSNDIGGHMLGTSDDAMAARWFQLGCFSPINRLHSSNSAFTSKEPWRYSRDARATMEAHLRLRHRLVPYLYTWARRSVSEGVGPVRPLYHDHPREMSSYEHRNSFCFGDLLVVPFTSPLDEATGLGREMTWLPDGVWYDLPTGRRYEATTGGHGRMLSLSRPLDRIGVLARAGSVIPLAGSLTEAAGDNPRELEVVVVPGGSGSFTLEEDDGSADPGSDRVARTRMELTWPDAEDGGGSGGTGDTGDVVLRIRLEGADEVVPDLRLVTVRLLACRVSDALLRVAGQARRLTTQEVDGDGFTLGAGTLVHLGELSRQELADGVGLVLRGVEQSPADWRGEVHEILDAARVAYAAKDQAWGAVQRGLDGTALLGELESLGLPETLRSAVAEVLPH, from the coding sequence TTGGTTTCTCCTCTCTCCGATGCCCCCGACGCACCGCGCCCGGCCGTCGCCCGCCCGGAGGCCGTTGTCGTCGGCTCCTCGACGGCTGAGGGCCGCTGCCGGTTCACGGTGCTGACCTCGCGTCTCATCCGCATGGAGCTCTCCCCCACCGGCGTCTTCACCGACGCCGCCACCCAGCTGGTCGTCAACCGGGACCTCGGCGAGCCGCCGTCGTTCCGGGTGGTGCGAGGCGAGGACCGCCTGGAGATCATCACCGAGCACCTGCACCTGACCCACGTCCCCTCGCTGGGCTTCTCCTCGTCGGGACTCAGCGTCAGGCTGCGCTCGACGGCGCTCCACGCCCACGGCGGCACCTGGCACCACGGCGACGTGTGGGACCCCCAGGAGGCCTTCCCAACGAACCTGGGCGGCACCACCCGCACCCTCGATGAGGCCGACGGCGCTGTCAGGCTGGACCCGGGGCTGCTGAGCCTGAGCGGCATCACCGCCCTGGACGACTCGTCCTCGCTGCTGCTCACCGAGGACGAGTGGGTTCGGCCCCGTGAGCCCGGCAACCGCCTGGGTGACGGGGCGCAGGACCTCTACGTCTTCGGCTACGGCCAGGACTACCGGCAGGCGCTGCGCGACTTCTTCAACCTCACCGGTCCGAGCCCCCTGATCCCCCGGGCGCTGCTGGGCAACTGGTGGAGCCGCTACCACCCCTACAGCGCCCGGGAGTACCTGGCGCTCATGGACCATTTCGCCGCCGAGGAGCTGCCCTTCTCCGTGGCCGTCATCGACATGGACTGGCACCTGACCGACATCGACCCGGCGATCGGGACGGGCTGGACCGGCTACACCTGGAACCGGGAGCTGTTCCCGGACCCACGGGCCTTCCTGGAGGGTCTGCACGAGCGGGGCATGCTCACCACGCTCAACGTCCACCCGGCCCAGGGGGTGCGGCGCCACGAGGAGGCCTACGAGGAGGTGTGCGCCGACCTGGGCCTGGACGCCGCCGGCGGGCAGGACGTGCCCTTCAACGTCGCCGACCGGGACTTCATGGGCTCCTACCTCTCGCGTCTCCACCATCGCCTGGAGGACGAGGGCGTGGACTTCTGGTGGCTGGACTGGCAGCAGGGCGGCAGCACCACGGTTCCCGGCCTGGACCCGCTGTGGATGCTCAACCACGTCCACTACCTCGACTCGGGCCGCGAGCGCCCGGTGGCCTCAGGGGGCGTGGAGCGCCGTCGGCCGGTGACCTTCTCGCGCTTCGCCGACGCCTCCAGCCACCGCACCCCGGTGGGCTTCTCCGGGGACACGATCATCAGCTGGGCCTCGCTGCGCTTCCAGCCGCGGTTCACGGCCACGGCCGCCAACATCGGCTACTTCTGGTGGTCCAACGACATCGGCGGGCACATGCTGGGCACGAGCGACGACGCGATGGCGGCCCGCTGGTTCCAGCTGGGCTGCTTCTCGCCGATCAACCGCCTGCACTCGTCGAACTCGGCCTTCACCTCCAAGGAGCCGTGGCGCTACTCGCGCGACGCGCGCGCCACGATGGAGGCGCATCTGCGGCTGCGTCACCGGCTGGTGCCCTACCTGTACACGTGGGCGCGGCGATCGGTGAGTGAGGGCGTGGGACCGGTGCGTCCGCTCTACCACGACCACCCGCGGGAGATGTCCTCCTACGAGCACCGGAACAGCTTCTGCTTCGGGGACCTGCTGGTGGTGCCCTTCACCTCCCCGTTGGATGAGGCCACCGGCCTGGGACGGGAGATGACCTGGTTGCCCGACGGCGTCTGGTACGACCTGCCCACGGGGCGCCGCTACGAGGCCACCACCGGCGGGCACGGGCGCATGCTGAGCCTGTCGCGTCCCCTGGACCGCATCGGCGTCCTGGCTCGGGCCGGGTCGGTCATCCCGCTGGCCGGGAGCCTGACGGAGGCGGCCGGGGACAATCCTCGCGAGCTGGAGGTCGTCGTCGTGCCCGGAGGCTCGGGATCCTTCACCCTGGAGGAGGACGACGGTTCGGCCGATCCCGGTTCGGACCGGGTTGCCCGCACCCGTATGGAGCTCACCTGGCCGGATGCCGAGGACGGCGGGGGCAGCGGAGGCACTGGAGACACTGGAGACGTGGTGCTCCGTATCCGTCTGGAGGGCGCCGACGAGGTGGTCCCGGACTTGCGGCTGGTGACGGTGAGGCTTCTGGCCTGCCGGGTGTCTGACGCCCTGCTGAGGGTGGCCGGCCAGGCGCGCCGGCTGACCACCCAGGAGGTGGACGGCGACGGCTTCACCCTGGGGGCCGGCACGCTCGTGCACTTGGGTGAGCTGAGCCGCCAGGAGCTGGCCGACGGCGTCGGGCTGGTGCTGCGCGGCGTGGAGCAGTCTCCGGCCGACTGGCGCGGCGAGGTCCACGAGATCCTGGATGCGGCGCGCGTGGCCTACGCGGCCAAGGACCAGGCCTGGGGCGCCGTGCAGCGGGGCCTGGACGGGACCGCGCTCCTCGGGGAGCTGGAGTCCCTGGGCCTGCCGGAGACGCTGCGCTCGGCCGTGGCGGAGGTGCTGCCCCACTGA
- a CDS encoding CPBP family intramembrane glutamic endopeptidase → MSSVVPPPASTAEAQPRHLLDRLVPVSPQWRTPPRKAERLGWLQLLLGVLIAFVVQLLAGALALATGFTRLKAGGGTEALPGSMLVMAIAGAPLALFGYWLLVRFVGGRPVIELGGRRAALRELVVGLSIGALLMCAVIAVLALLGSYHVVDVGWSTGILTGLGAGVYAGFVEEIVARGVLLRLIEGWLGTWWALGITAALFGVAHLGNPHATAFGAVAIALEAGILLGACYLLTRRLWLAIGVHIAWNFVQGGIFGSDISGIGTGRGLIEARFTGPDLLTGGSMGIEGSIVAIVLCTAAGVAMLVTVRRRGLIVPPRWRRS, encoded by the coding sequence ATGAGCAGCGTGGTTCCTCCTCCGGCTTCTACGGCAGAAGCACAGCCTCGTCACCTTCTGGACCGGCTCGTTCCGGTCAGTCCTCAGTGGCGCACTCCTCCGCGAAAGGCCGAGCGCCTCGGCTGGCTCCAGCTCCTTCTGGGAGTCCTGATCGCCTTCGTCGTCCAGCTCCTAGCCGGAGCCCTCGCGCTGGCCACCGGTTTCACCCGGCTCAAGGCCGGCGGCGGCACGGAGGCCCTGCCGGGCTCCATGCTCGTCATGGCGATCGCCGGGGCGCCGCTGGCCCTGTTCGGGTACTGGCTGCTGGTGCGCTTCGTCGGCGGGCGACCCGTTATCGAGCTCGGTGGGCGCCGGGCGGCGCTGCGCGAGCTCGTCGTCGGGCTGTCCATCGGGGCGCTGCTCATGTGCGCCGTCATCGCGGTCCTGGCCCTGCTCGGCTCCTACCACGTGGTGGACGTCGGCTGGAGCACGGGGATCCTGACGGGCCTCGGGGCCGGAGTCTATGCCGGATTCGTCGAGGAGATCGTCGCCCGCGGGGTCCTGCTGCGCCTGATCGAAGGATGGTTGGGGACCTGGTGGGCGCTGGGAATCACCGCCGCGCTCTTCGGCGTCGCTCACCTCGGCAACCCTCATGCCACGGCCTTCGGCGCCGTCGCGATCGCGTTGGAGGCGGGCATCCTGCTGGGCGCCTGCTACCTGCTGACCCGCCGCCTGTGGCTGGCGATCGGCGTGCACATCGCCTGGAACTTCGTCCAGGGCGGCATCTTCGGCTCCGACATCTCCGGCATCGGGACAGGGCGCGGGCTCATCGAGGCCCGCTTCACCGGCCCCGACCTGCTCACCGGCGGGTCCATGGGGATCGAGGGCTCCATCGTCGCGATCGTGCTGTGCACGGCTGCCGGTGTAGCCATGCTGGTCACGGTGCGCCGGCGCGGGCTCATCGTCCCGCCCCGCTGGCGGCGCAGCTAG
- a CDS encoding alpha-glucosidase gives MTRLAPLVVSSHHVGDEPDWWRRAVVYQVYPRSFADSDGDGIGDIPGLTSRLDHLDELGVDVVWLSPVYRSPQDDNGYDISDYQDIDPLFGTLDDLDALIDGLHARGMRLVMDLVVNHTSDEHPWFTASRSSTQDPKRDWYIWRPAKQVDGLAPGQPGTEPTNWGSAFSGSAWAWDEDTQEYYLHLFSPKQPDLNWENPEVRRAVHEMMTWWLDRGVDGFRMDVINFISKTYPLTDAPQGPGELYGNAFAAVANGPRIHEFLHEMNQQVLAPRPGHVITVGEMPGATRSEAALYTDPARAELDMVFQFEHVSLTDGPGGKFDPQPLDLVTLKTNLAHWQAALAPVTEPSGVVAAEKGWNSAYWDNHDQPRAVSRFGDDDPAWRVRSAKTLATILHTHRGTPYVYQGEELGMANTVFRGIEDYRDLESVNHFHERVRAGDDPAAVLAGLAPISRDNARTPVQWDSSERAGFTTGEPWIDLAPDHGTVNAAAQVGVPGSVFEHYRSLIALRHDDDALALGTFQLLAADHPTAWVIVRQWRAPEEDGGHLEQLLLIAQCSREDLPLTGEGGLLTALAAQGLEPDQWAGAEQVLRAGDPDVQPGSGHAGVPESLAGWDSVLLRRRA, from the coding sequence GTGACCCGCCTCGCACCCCTGGTCGTCTCATCCCACCACGTCGGCGACGAACCGGACTGGTGGCGCCGCGCCGTCGTCTACCAGGTCTACCCCCGCTCCTTCGCCGACTCCGACGGTGACGGGATCGGTGACATCCCGGGCCTGACCAGCCGCCTGGACCACCTCGACGAGCTGGGCGTCGACGTCGTGTGGCTCAGCCCCGTCTACCGCTCCCCGCAGGACGACAACGGCTACGACATCTCCGACTACCAGGACATCGACCCCCTCTTCGGCACCCTGGACGACCTCGACGCCCTCATCGACGGGCTCCACGCCCGCGGCATGCGGCTGGTCATGGACCTCGTCGTCAACCACACCAGCGACGAGCACCCCTGGTTCACCGCCAGCCGCTCCTCAACGCAGGACCCCAAGCGCGACTGGTACATCTGGCGGCCCGCCAAGCAGGTCGACGGGCTGGCCCCTGGGCAGCCGGGCACCGAGCCCACCAACTGGGGGTCGGCCTTCTCCGGGTCGGCCTGGGCCTGGGACGAGGACACCCAGGAGTACTACCTGCACCTCTTCTCACCCAAGCAGCCCGACCTCAACTGGGAGAACCCCGAGGTGCGCCGCGCCGTCCACGAGATGATGACCTGGTGGCTGGACCGCGGCGTCGACGGCTTCCGCATGGACGTCATCAACTTCATCTCCAAGACCTACCCGCTCACCGACGCGCCCCAGGGACCCGGCGAGCTCTACGGCAACGCCTTCGCCGCCGTGGCCAACGGCCCGCGCATCCACGAGTTCCTGCACGAGATGAACCAGCAGGTCCTCGCGCCCCGCCCCGGCCACGTCATCACCGTCGGGGAGATGCCCGGGGCCACGCGCTCCGAGGCCGCCCTCTACACCGACCCCGCCCGCGCCGAGCTCGACATGGTCTTCCAGTTCGAGCACGTCAGCCTCACCGACGGGCCGGGCGGCAAGTTCGACCCGCAGCCACTCGACCTGGTCACCCTCAAGACCAACCTGGCCCACTGGCAGGCCGCCCTGGCCCCCGTCACCGAGCCCTCCGGCGTCGTTGCGGCGGAGAAGGGCTGGAACTCCGCCTACTGGGACAACCACGACCAGCCCCGCGCCGTCTCCCGCTTCGGCGACGACGACCCCGCCTGGCGCGTCCGCTCGGCCAAGACCCTGGCCACGATCCTCCACACCCACCGCGGCACCCCCTACGTCTACCAGGGCGAGGAGCTCGGCATGGCCAACACGGTCTTCCGCGGCATCGAGGACTACCGGGACCTGGAGTCCGTCAACCACTTCCACGAGCGCGTGCGCGCCGGCGACGACCCGGCCGCCGTCCTAGCCGGACTGGCCCCCATCTCCCGCGACAACGCCCGCACCCCCGTCCAGTGGGACTCCAGCGAGAGGGCCGGCTTCACCACCGGCGAGCCCTGGATCGACCTGGCGCCCGACCACGGCACCGTCAACGCCGCCGCCCAGGTGGGTGTGCCCGGCAGCGTGTTCGAGCACTACCGCTCCCTCATCGCCCTGCGGCACGACGACGACGCCCTCGCCCTGGGCACCTTCCAGCTGCTGGCCGCCGACCACCCCACCGCCTGGGTCATCGTGCGCCAGTGGCGCGCCCCCGAGGAGGACGGCGGCCACCTCGAGCAGCTGCTGCTCATCGCCCAGTGCTCCCGCGAGGACCTGCCACTGACCGGCGAGGGCGGCCTGCTGACGGCGCTCGCGGCCCAGGGCCTGGAACCGGACCAGTGGGCGGGGGCCGAGCAGGTCCTGCGCGCCGGCGACCCGGACGTCCAGCCGGGCTCAGGGCACGCGGGCGTGCCGGAGTCCCTGGCCGGCTGGGACTCGGTCCTGCTGCGCCGTCGGGCCTGA